One part of the Deinococcus detaillensis genome encodes these proteins:
- a CDS encoding carbohydrate ABC transporter permease — MTSTPLAAPRTTPRSISGKRPLSRAGSILLLVLGGLLTLAPFYFMFVFATHPRQEIFSLPPPVWFGHDLTNNYESLLSRMPFWRNLWNSLYLAVLTTATTLFFCTLGGYAFAMYEFKGKGWLFGLLLATLLIPSTLNIVPYALIMQALGWIDTPRALWIPSMANAFGIFLMRQYIGSAIPRELVEAARIDGATEFTTFRKVIVPLTGPAMATLGLVTFVQSWNGFLGPLIIFRSAETYTAPLALRTLQGIANTDWGALMCGVALTVVPLLIIFAFASRRLIDGLTSGALKG, encoded by the coding sequence ATGACCTCCACTCCCCTGGCCGCGCCGCGCACGACGCCCCGCAGCATCAGCGGCAAGCGCCCACTCAGCCGCGCCGGTTCCATTCTGCTGCTCGTTCTCGGCGGCCTGCTGACGCTGGCTCCCTTCTACTTCATGTTCGTTTTCGCCACCCACCCGCGCCAAGAGATCTTCTCGCTGCCGCCGCCCGTCTGGTTCGGCCACGACCTGACCAACAACTACGAAAGCCTGCTCTCACGCATGCCGTTCTGGCGCAACCTCTGGAACAGCTTGTATCTGGCGGTGCTGACCACCGCGACCACCCTGTTTTTCTGCACGCTGGGCGGCTACGCCTTTGCCATGTACGAATTCAAGGGCAAGGGTTGGCTATTCGGGCTGCTGCTGGCGACCCTGCTGATTCCGTCGACCCTCAACATCGTGCCCTACGCCCTGATCATGCAGGCGCTGGGCTGGATCGACACCCCCAGAGCGCTGTGGATTCCCAGCATGGCCAACGCCTTCGGCATCTTTTTGATGCGCCAGTACATCGGGAGCGCCATTCCGCGTGAACTGGTCGAGGCCGCCCGCATCGACGGGGCCACCGAATTCACGACCTTTCGCAAAGTCATCGTGCCGCTGACCGGCCCGGCGATGGCGACCCTCGGTCTGGTGACCTTCGTGCAGTCGTGGAACGGCTTTTTGGGCCCGCTGATCATCTTCCGCAGCGCCGAGACCTACACCGCGCCGCTGGCCCTGCGCACCTTGCAAGGCATCGCCAACACCGACTGGGGAGCGCTGATGTGCGGCGTGGCCCTGACGGTGGTGCCGCTGCTGATCATCTTCGCCTTCGCCTCACGCCGCCTCATCGACGGCCTGACCAGCGGAGCGCTGAAAGGCTAA
- a CDS encoding carbohydrate ABC transporter permease: MTAPPAKLTPQPPIPKIGGWDNFQRKYAPYIFISPFFLLFFAFGLFPIIFNGYLSVHEWQPGSGLGDMKFVGLRNFTDNLTDPTFWLSLKNTTILAVESGLPQHLIAIPLAFAINMGLKKAQSLITAIYFLPYITSVVAISVIFFTLFSWQYGVLNAALNSLHHIPILGVLFPADKINWLGERAFVQPSIAMVIVWRYVGWNMLLYLSGLQAIPGDLYEAASVDGATRAQQFRFITLPLLRPTMFLAVTLSLIGGFQLFEEPYILTNGGGGVGQAGLTTIMYMFRTYNAYSDAGLAAAMAWLLFIVIGLLTLVNNRLFGRSGMSDSKAAK, encoded by the coding sequence ATGACCGCTCCCCCCGCCAAGCTGACGCCTCAGCCGCCCATTCCTAAAATCGGCGGCTGGGATAACTTTCAGCGTAAATACGCCCCTTATATCTTTATCAGCCCCTTCTTCTTGTTGTTTTTTGCCTTCGGCCTCTTCCCTATCATCTTCAACGGCTACCTCTCGGTGCATGAGTGGCAACCCGGCAGCGGCCTGGGCGACATGAAGTTCGTGGGCCTGCGCAACTTCACCGACAACCTCACCGATCCCACCTTCTGGCTGTCACTGAAAAACACCACAATTTTGGCGGTGGAAAGCGGCCTGCCGCAGCACCTGATCGCCATTCCGCTGGCCTTTGCCATCAATATGGGCCTCAAAAAAGCCCAGTCCCTGATTACGGCCATCTACTTTTTGCCGTACATCACCTCGGTGGTCGCCATCTCGGTGATCTTCTTCACGCTGTTTAGCTGGCAGTACGGCGTGCTCAACGCGGCGCTCAACAGCCTGCACCACATTCCCATCCTGGGTGTGCTGTTTCCTGCTGACAAGATCAACTGGCTGGGCGAACGCGCCTTCGTGCAGCCGTCGATTGCCATGGTGATCGTCTGGCGCTACGTGGGCTGGAACATGCTGCTGTACTTGTCAGGCCTGCAAGCCATTCCTGGCGACCTCTACGAAGCAGCTTCGGTGGACGGCGCGACCCGAGCCCAGCAGTTCCGGTTCATCACCTTGCCGCTGCTGCGCCCCACTATGTTCCTGGCCGTGACCCTGAGCCTCATCGGCGGCTTTCAGCTATTCGAAGAACCGTACATTCTCACCAACGGCGGCGGCGGCGTCGGGCAGGCAGGACTGACCACCATCATGTATATGTTTAGAACCTACAACGCTTACAGCGACGCTGGACTGGCCGCCGCGATGGCCTGGCTGCTCTTTATCGTGATCGGCCTGCTCACCCTGGTCAACAACCGCCTCTTCGGACGCAGCGGCATGAGCGACAGCAAGGCGGCCAAATGA
- a CDS encoding ABC transporter substrate-binding protein, with the protein MKIKRLLVLTALLSGTLAAAQKTTVTVGVFPDLDSVLKAALPGFNKLYPDIDVKINSLAYADHHNALTTALSTGKGANDLEAIDFGYVAKFAEGNGMIDLSKAPYNAGALASKFVSFTFPQSTTQDGRIVAIPTDIGPGSMFFRTDLLAKAGVKPAQLNASWESYITNGKKVVAANPGTFLIPDASEAAQIILRTGLKAGEGLYFDKNNKVLVSPDNARFVKAFTVAKQIRDAKLDAKAGAAFSPEWTTAFQKGNLATEFSGAWLVGHMQNWLAKDFSGKWNAQNLPGNTFASWGGSFYGIPAQSTNKDAAWKLLQYLTTNPAQQVLAFKTTGAFPALKAGQTDAVFNQGVVYLGNQKARLLWRTAATKIQPLDVNKLDPIADQIVGDALGSVLDGSKDIPTALADAQRLVERRAR; encoded by the coding sequence ATGAAGATTAAACGCTTGCTCGTTCTGACGGCCCTACTTTCGGGCACCCTCGCCGCCGCTCAGAAGACCACCGTCACCGTCGGCGTGTTTCCCGACCTTGACAGCGTGCTCAAGGCCGCCCTGCCGGGCTTCAACAAGCTCTACCCCGACATCGACGTCAAGATCAACTCGCTGGCCTACGCCGATCACCACAACGCGCTGACCACCGCGCTCTCGACCGGCAAGGGAGCCAACGACCTCGAAGCCATCGACTTCGGCTACGTCGCCAAGTTCGCTGAAGGCAACGGTATGATCGACCTCAGCAAGGCCCCCTACAACGCTGGAGCGCTCGCCTCCAAGTTCGTCAGCTTCACCTTCCCGCAGAGCACTACACAGGACGGGCGCATCGTCGCCATTCCCACCGACATCGGCCCCGGCTCGATGTTCTTCCGCACCGATCTGCTGGCCAAGGCTGGCGTCAAGCCTGCGCAGCTCAACGCCAGCTGGGAGTCGTACATCACCAACGGCAAGAAAGTGGTGGCCGCTAACCCCGGCACCTTCCTGATTCCCGACGCCTCCGAAGCGGCCCAGATCATTTTGCGCACTGGCCTCAAGGCCGGCGAAGGCCTGTACTTCGACAAGAACAACAAGGTGCTGGTCAGCCCCGACAACGCCCGCTTCGTCAAGGCCTTCACGGTGGCCAAGCAAATCCGCGACGCCAAGCTCGACGCCAAGGCCGGCGCAGCCTTCTCGCCGGAGTGGACCACCGCCTTCCAGAAAGGCAACCTCGCCACCGAGTTCTCGGGTGCGTGGCTGGTCGGGCACATGCAAAACTGGCTGGCCAAGGACTTCAGCGGCAAGTGGAACGCCCAGAATCTTCCCGGCAACACCTTTGCCAGCTGGGGCGGCTCGTTCTACGGCATTCCCGCCCAGAGCACCAACAAAGACGCCGCCTGGAAGCTGCTTCAGTACCTGACCACCAACCCGGCCCAGCAGGTGCTGGCGTTCAAGACCACCGGAGCTTTCCCGGCGCTCAAGGCCGGCCAGACCGACGCGGTGTTCAACCAAGGCGTGGTGTACCTGGGCAACCAGAAAGCCCGCTTGCTGTGGCGCACGGCGGCGACCAAGATTCAGCCGCTGGACGTCAACAAGCTCGACCCCATTGCCGACCAGATCGTCGGCGACGCGCTGGGTAGCGTGCTCGACGGCAGCAAGGACATCCCCACCGCTTTGGCCGACGCCCAGCGCCTCGTCGAGCGCCGCGCCCGCTAA
- a CDS encoding LacI family DNA-binding transcriptional regulator, translating to MTASTTQTVTLVEVAREAGVSPSTVSRILNGSAKVASDKRARVEAAIHKLEFAPNAQAQALAGGRSFSVGVLTQNLSSPFYGETLAGIERGLVGTPYHLLAVSGHWDAEQEREALNLLLRRRVDALIVLGGVIEDAALNRAAERLPLVVVGRSLDSLAERCLMTDNQAGMRQVVEHLAALGHRRIAYIGGPEEQHDAFERREGFETGMRDAGLTVVPELMLRGDYTEVSGEQAAATLLEGGHAFTALCCANDQMAFGARLTLYRRGVRVPEDLSLTGFDDLFAAKYTTPPLTTVRQSVSELGEQAAEAVLQLLASKTPSLPIHLPQLVVRESTGPVRAASPPGGA from the coding sequence GTGACGGCCTCAACAACACAAACGGTGACGCTGGTCGAGGTCGCGAGAGAAGCGGGCGTTTCGCCCAGCACCGTCTCGCGCATCCTCAACGGCAGCGCCAAAGTCGCTTCCGACAAGCGGGCGCGGGTTGAAGCGGCTATTCACAAGCTTGAGTTTGCGCCCAACGCGCAGGCCCAAGCCCTCGCAGGTGGACGCAGCTTCTCGGTGGGTGTGCTGACCCAAAACCTCTCCAGTCCCTTTTACGGCGAAACGCTGGCAGGCATCGAACGCGGCTTGGTGGGCACACCCTACCATCTGCTGGCGGTCAGCGGTCACTGGGACGCCGAACAAGAGCGCGAAGCCCTCAATTTGTTGCTGCGCCGCCGAGTAGACGCCCTGATCGTGCTGGGCGGCGTCATCGAAGACGCGGCGCTGAACCGGGCCGCCGAGCGGCTGCCGCTGGTGGTGGTGGGCCGCAGTCTGGACAGCCTCGCTGAGCGCTGCCTGATGACCGACAACCAAGCCGGGATGCGGCAAGTCGTAGAGCACCTGGCCGCGCTCGGCCACCGCCGCATCGCTTATATCGGCGGGCCAGAGGAGCAGCACGACGCTTTCGAGCGCCGGGAAGGCTTTGAAACCGGAATGCGGGACGCCGGGCTGACGGTTGTTCCTGAGCTGATGCTGCGCGGCGATTACACCGAGGTCAGCGGCGAACAGGCCGCCGCGACCCTTCTGGAAGGAGGCCACGCGTTTACGGCTTTGTGCTGTGCCAACGATCAGATGGCTTTTGGAGCGCGGCTGACGCTGTACCGCCGGGGCGTGCGGGTGCCTGAAGACCTCTCGCTGACCGGATTTGATGATCTGTTTGCCGCCAAATACACCACCCCACCGCTGACCACCGTGCGTCAATCGGTCAGTGAACTTGGAGAGCAGGCTGCCGAGGCCGTGCTGCAACTGCTGGCTTCAAAAACCCCGTCTTTGCCCATTCACCTTCCGCAGCTCGTCGTGCGCGAGTCCACTGGGCCAGTCAGGGCCGCTTCGCCCCCAGGAGGCGCGTGA